Proteins encoded by one window of Panicum virgatum strain AP13 chromosome 7N, P.virgatum_v5, whole genome shotgun sequence:
- the LOC120680887 gene encoding uncharacterized protein LOC120680887, with protein MAGYLEALNPLAWEVTDKAIGVMDEDHTKWNARPKNALFDALSEEIFARVHSKKTAHEVWEELETIHVGSKKLREEKYQVLKEKLNEFKMHPSELVEQMYARLNVLVEDINAFEISSLSTSDIIRKILHSLHKSKYNIVTSLLYEKDLSTLQVSEVVGKIRSHEMFLLGEIDPLQAKGDLALKAKAEHKSNKKSKGKAPMSSSSEASDDSSDEEGDEDTKLTLLMRKTTKLRSRLNKKGYNFDPKKNKFRTRKPKDTLKKICYVCGKYGHLSYDCPQESNKKQDEDNQPRHKKDHDHKKDHDKKEYKKKRSFKKKEKIKAFLGEWITDGETSSNDDDDDDDDSKNIVVGITIHEDEPPLPPLPICLMARGNPKVNSDDSCSSYDDSENEISPRDHKLLLDEYNDMIKKLKSKLKCLKNVHVELKTSHDELFVRHNEVVL; from the coding sequence ATGGCGGGTTATCTTGAGGCTCTTAACCCTCTTGCTTGGGAGGTCACCGACAAAGCCATTGGTGTTATGGATGAGGACCACACAAAATGGAATGCTAGACCCAAAAATGCTTTgtttgatgctcttagtgaaGAAATCTTTGCACGTGTGCATAGCAAGAAAACCGCTCATGAAGTGTGGGAAGAGCTTGAGACCATTCATGTTGGTTCTAAGAAGCTCCGTGAAGAGAAGTACCAAGTGCTTAAGGAGAAACTCAATGAGTTCAAAATGCATCCTAGTGAACTAGTTGAACAAATGTATGCTAGGTTGAATGTACTTGTTGAGGACATTAACGCATTTGAAATTTCTTCTTTGTCTACTAGTGACATCATCCGGAAGATTCTTCACTCATTGCACAAGTCCAAGTACAACATTGTGACATCCTTGCTGTATGAGAAAGATCTTTCCACATTGCAAGTGAGTGAAGTGGTTGGGAAAattcggtctcatgagatgtttCTCTTGGGCGAAATTGATCCTCTTCAAGCCAAAGGTGATCTTGCTCTCAAAGCAAAAGCCGAACACAAGTCAAATAAGAAGAGCAAGGGCAAGGCACCTATGTCAAGTTCAAGTGAAGCTAGtgatgactcaagtgatgaggaaggtGATGAAGACACCAAACTTACTCTCCTCATGAGGAAGACCACAAAGCTTAGGTCAAGGTTGAACAAGAAGGGGTACAACTTCgaccccaagaaaaacaagttcCGTACAAGGAAGCCAAAAGATACCCTCAAGAAGATATGCTATGTTTGTGGCAAGTACGGTCATCTCTCATATGATTGCCCTCAAGAATCCAACAAGAAGCAAGATGAGGACAATCAACCAAGGCACAAGAAAGATCATGATCACAAGAAGGACCATGACAAAaaagagtacaagaagaagaggtccttcaagaagaaagagaaaatcaAGGCTTTCCTTGGGGAGTGGATCACCGACGGCGAGACCTCAAGcaacgatgatgatgatgatgatgatgactccAAGAATATCGTTGTGGGGATCACCATCCATGAAGATGAACCACCGCTACCTCCACTACCCATATGCCTCATGGCTAGAGGTAACCCCAAGGTGAATTCCGATGACTCATGCTCTAGTTATGATGATAGTGAAAATGAGATATCTCCTAGAGATCATAAGTTGCTCCTAGATGAATATAATGACATGATCAAGAAGCTTAAATCTAAACTCAAGTGTTTAAAAAATGTGCATGTTGAGCTTAAGACTTCACATGATGAGTTATTTGTTAGACACAATGAGGTAGTACTGTAG
- the LOC120682622 gene encoding acyl transferase 15-like yields MSFVVTKSSPPALVLPSKPTPAGDIPLTSTDKSRLFFSFTSFHVFERPIHEPAQTIRRALSQALVYYYPVAGRVAVGTGGQGGVHLACTGEGVAFVSATASCTLQDVACLDAPPVIPLAELALQYGGCCRISDPLLLMQVTEFACGGYIVAVSWNHGIADAFGLAQLLQAVGELARGLPSPTVVPIRYDESLPDIPQLLSAVLKQAPAGFEFKHKDFAYSDVTVPWSFINRVKGEFRRSHAGGQPCTTFEVVTAAIWQCRTRAINASPDVPVPLVFAANVRKHIGSKDGYYGNCVSTQLVQATSGTVANGSIVDVVRLIKDTKERITEYLRRNAPELELHAELIDAMFGYNMLNVSSWGGIGLDAVDFGGGRPARVVPNMERTLAPSCFPCLPCSRNDHGGANLVAFCVAEEHVQEFNAELARLR; encoded by the coding sequence CTCTCACTTCCACCGACAAGTCCCGGCTCTTCTTCTCCTTTACATCGTTCCATGTCTTCGAGCGTCCCATTCATGAGCCGGCTCAGACGATACGGCGAGCACTGTCCCAGGCGCTGGTCTACTACTACCCCGTTGCTGGCCGCGTCGCGGTCGGCACCGGAGGCCAGGGGGGCGTCCACCTCGCGTGCACTGGCGAGGGCGTGGCGTTTGTCTCCGCGACGGCAAGCTGCACCCTGCAGGACGTCGCGTGCCTGGACGCGCCGCCGGTGATACCGCTAGCGGAACTCGCGCTCCAGTATGGCGGGTGCTGCCGGATATCCGACCCCCTGCTGCTGATGCAGGTTACCGAGTTCGCCTGCGGCGGGTACATCGTCGCCGTGTCGTGGAACCATGGCATCGCCGACGCCTTCGGGCTGGCGCAGCTGCTACAAGCCGTGGGCGAGCTCGCTCGCGGGCTCCCCTCGCCGACCGTCGTTCCAATCAGGTATGACGAGTCCCTCCCGGACATCCCGCAGCTGTTGTCTGCTGTGTTAAAGCAGGCGCCTGCTGGGTTCGAGTTCAAGCACAAGGACTTCGCCTACAGCGACGTCACCGTCCCTTGGAGTTTCATCAACCGCGTCAAGGGAGAGTTCCGCCGGAGCCACGCCGGCGGCCAACCCTGCACCACATTCGAGGTGGTCACCGCCGCGATTTGGCAGTGCCGGACCCGTGCAATCAACGCTAGCCCCGACGTCCCCGTGCCTCTCGTGTTCGCGGCCAACGTGCGAAAGCACATCGGGAGCAAGGACGGCTACTACGGCAACTGCGTGTCCACGCAGCTGGTGCAAGCGACGAGCGGCACGGTGGCGAACGGCTCCATCGTTGACGTGGTGAGGCTGATCAAGGACACCAAGGAGCGGATAACGGAGTACCTGAGGAGGAATGCGCCAGAGCTGGAGCTGCACGCCGAGCTCATCGACGCGATGTTCGGGTACAACATGCTCAACGTGTCATCCTGGGGCGGCATCGGGCTGGACGCCGTTGAtttcggcggcgggcggccagcGCGGGTGGTGCCCAACATGGAACGGACGCTGGCGCCGTCCTGCTTCCCGTGCCTGCCGTGCTCGAGGAACGACCATGGTGGTGCCAACCTGGTAGCGTTCTGCGTCGCGGAGGAGCACGTCCAGGAGTTCAATGCGGAATTGGCGAGGCTGCGGTGA